The Agelaius phoeniceus isolate bAgePho1 chromosome 4, bAgePho1.hap1, whole genome shotgun sequence genome includes a region encoding these proteins:
- the LOC129120960 gene encoding uncharacterized protein LOC129120960, translating to MGGACMQMRQQCDGRGLYANELLTGRPEWTGRRWQSPGTHRRAPGGSGIRVRQGNRSTRRRFGGTARVQRGPEPAAPPAPEPRLPPPRAARPAAPQAPCRHSPPRQRDSPSDHWSERARYGHHHPQRPLVLPLQRLPPAQVSFLRRGANFRFHRLGPHPDHPGQARPRPPHRSRAALDGSRPVWTPHSGRGALRYPPSIPPPFSRVQESPAGAGAQAGPGSSSEGRCAGGEHFVLVPTTKSGFRSQKWGHGCCPIPDPTRTEPKTGTQQPCPKQASHFTPVPLFSPSRHTHSSAHSRAGPRVLAGVWLPDTCSGLPAPAAAGAAQNVPSGCARLSRTAPACFRFLSPAH from the exons ATGGGCGGAGCCTGCATGCAAATGAGACAGCAGTGTGATGGGCGGGGGCTGTATGCAAATGAATTGTTAACT GGGCGTCCCGAGTGGACGGGGAGGAGATGGCAGTCCCCGGGGACGCACCGGAGGGCTCCGGGCGGGTCGGGCATCAGGGTGCGCCAGGGAAATCGAAGCACACGGAGGCGCTTCGGGGGCACCGCGAGGGTGCAGCGGGGCCCGGAGCCCGCAGCGCCGCCTGCCCCGGAGCCGCGgctgcccccgccccgcgccgcccgccccgcagccccccaaGCCCCGTGCCGCCACTCGCCGCCCCGGCAGCGCGACTCACCGAGTGACCACTGGAGTGAGCGGGCACGGTACGGGCACCACCACCCGCAGCGCCCGCTCGTCCTGCCGCTCCAACGACTCCCGCCCGCACAAGTTTCCTTTCTCCGCCGAGGCGCCAACTTTCGTTTTCACAGGCTCGGTCCCCACCCAGACCACCCCGGCcaagcccggccccggccgccccaCCGCTCCCGGGCGGCTCTCGACGGGTCCCGCCCCGTCTGGACCCCCCATTCCGGCCGGGGTGCCCTCCGGtaccccccgagcatccccccaCCCTTCAGCCGGGTGCAGGAGTCCCCGGCCGGCGCAGGGGCGCAGGCAGGACCcggcagcagcagtgagggcagGTGCGCTGGAGGAGAGCACTTTGTGCTGGTCCCGACAACCAAAAGCGGATTCCGCAGTCAAAAGTGGGGGCACGGCTGCTGCCCCATCCCGGATCCGACCAGGACCGAGCCGAAGACGGGcacccagcagccctgccctaAACAAGCATCCCATTTTACCCCCGTgcccctcttttccccctcGCGGCATACCCACAGCTCAGCGCACTCCAGGGCAGGACCCAGAGTCCTGGCAGGTGTGTGGCTCCCGGACACCTGTTCCGGCCTTCCAGCGCCTGCGGCAGCAGGAGCTGCGCAGAACGTGCCCTCGGGCTGCGCTCGGCTCAGCCGCACTGCCCCAGCTTGCTTTCGGTTTCTTTCCCCAGCACACTGA